GTGGGGCTCAGCTACACCTTTGGCTCCATCTACAACAGCGTGGTGAACCCGCGCTTCGGCGGGTCCAGCGGCGGCGTGGTGTTCATCAACTGACGCAGCGTTCGGGGCTACGGCAGGCACGGGCAGACACGTGGGTCTGCCCCTACCGGCATCGGTTCGTTGCGCGGGCCGTGGAGCAGCGCTGGGCACGGGCGGGCAGACACGTGGGCCCGCAGCCACGGGTATCGAGGCGGCGGGCCGCGGAGCCGCGCGGGGCACGGGCGCGATGAATCGCGCCCCTACAGGGCATCTGCGAAGCGCGCGCGGAGTTCTCCCCCTCACCCGCCCTGCGCCCCCGCAGGCGGGGGAGGGGGGGAGGGGGCCCACTGGACGCCCCGCACCCGCTCCGGTTAACATGACGGACGCACCCTGACGCATCCCTGAACTCCACGCGCATGTTCCTGGAAGGCCCTCCCTGGGAGGTGGCAGGAAGCTTCGGCACGGTGCTGGAGGCCGAGTTCGCGGCGGCCACGCTGCAGGAGGCCGGCATCCCGGCGCGGGTGCACGGCGCGCACGTGGGGATCTGGGGCGCAGGCTACCAGGGACCCTCCATGTACGGCGTGAGCGTCGTCGTTCCCCGCCAGCGGCTGGAGGAGGCGAAGACGCTGCTGGGCGACTTTTTCGGGGAAGGCGGGGAGACGCAGGCGTAGAACCCGATCCGCAAGGACCCAT
The Longimicrobium sp. DNA segment above includes these coding regions:
- a CDS encoding DUF2007 domain-containing protein, which encodes MFLEGPPWEVAGSFGTVLEAEFAAATLQEAGIPARVHGAHVGIWGAGYQGPSMYGVSVVVPRQRLEEAKTLLGDFFGEGGETQA